One window of Lawsonibacter asaccharolyticus genomic DNA carries:
- a CDS encoding aspartate carbamoyltransferase, whose protein sequence is MRHLIDFGDLPRHEWDALYARASQIMDDPSQFVDVCKGRVSCNLFYEPSTRTNFSFQTAMLRLGGTVFGFADPNSSSVAKGETLKDTIKMVSGYADVVVMRTPWEGSAKAASLYSAVPVVNAGDGGHMHPTQTMADLTTITRLRGGVDGLSLGLCGDLKNGRTVHSLIKAMAKFRDIKFFLISPRDLAVPEYMRVFMRENNMWFTEVTGLESVIPQLDVLYMTRIQRERFVDPLEYERNKGIYILTRRKLERAKPSMLVMHPLPRVDEISIDVDDDPRAVYFQQARYGMFARMALLEHLALQPRDDAPPAVEIGTKPVCTNPRCITQTEHYLPPLVKKIGGVDCCGFCDAALC, encoded by the coding sequence ATGCGTCATTTGATCGATTTTGGGGACCTGCCCCGCCATGAGTGGGACGCCCTGTATGCCCGGGCCAGCCAGATCATGGATGACCCATCCCAATTTGTGGACGTGTGTAAGGGCCGGGTGTCGTGCAATCTGTTTTACGAGCCCTCCACCCGCACCAACTTCTCCTTCCAGACCGCCATGCTGCGCCTGGGCGGGACGGTGTTCGGCTTCGCCGATCCTAACTCCTCTTCCGTTGCCAAGGGAGAGACCCTGAAGGACACCATCAAGATGGTCTCCGGCTACGCCGATGTAGTGGTGATGCGCACCCCTTGGGAGGGCTCGGCCAAGGCCGCCTCCCTCTACTCCGCCGTCCCCGTGGTCAATGCCGGCGACGGCGGCCACATGCACCCCACCCAGACCATGGCTGATCTGACCACCATCACCCGCCTGCGGGGGGGCGTAGACGGCCTCTCTCTCGGCCTGTGCGGCGACCTGAAGAACGGACGCACGGTACACTCCCTCATCAAGGCCATGGCCAAGTTCCGGGATATCAAGTTTTTCCTCATCTCTCCCCGGGATCTGGCCGTTCCCGAATATATGCGGGTCTTCATGCGTGAGAACAATATGTGGTTCACCGAGGTCACCGGTCTGGAGTCCGTCATCCCCCAGCTGGATGTCCTCTACATGACCCGCATCCAGCGGGAGCGGTTTGTAGACCCCCTGGAGTATGAGCGCAACAAGGGAATCTATATCCTCACCCGGCGCAAGCTAGAACGGGCCAAGCCCAGCATGCTGGTGATGCATCCCCTCCCCCGGGTGGATGAGATCTCCATCGACGTGGATGACGATCCCCGGGCCGTCTATTTCCAGCAGGCCCGCTACGGGATGTTTGCCCGGATGGCCCTTCTGGAGCATCTGGCCCTCCAACCCCGGGATGACGCTCCTCCCGCTGTGGAGATCGGAACCAAGCCCGTCTGTACCAACCCCCGCTGCATCACCCAGACCGAGCACTATCTCCCGCCTCTGGTCAAAAAAATCGGCGGCGTGGACTGCTGCGGCTTCTGTGACGCCGCTCTTTGCTAA
- a CDS encoding acetyl-CoA hydrolase: protein MDYQAMYQQKLTTAEEAVKVVRSGDWVDYTWCTNHPIALDKALAARRDELTDVKVRGGVTMWMPEIAKAEDAGDHFTWHSWHCSGIDRKIITKGMGYFSPMRYSELPRFYRENLAPVDVVMLQTTPMDAHGNFNFGLAASHLADLMSRAKCIIVEVNENMPWVYGLTGTEINIQDVTYVVEGDNPPVAQLGAGGEPTDVDRAVANLVVPQIPNGACLQLGIGGMPNTIGAMIAQSDLKDLSVHTEMYVDGFVDMAAAGKITGRHKALDKGRQVFAFAAGSQKLYDYVDRNPDVMGAPVDYTNDVRVIAQIDNFISINNAIDIDLFGQINAESAGIKHISGTGGQLDFAMGAYLSNGGKSFICMSSTVTGKDGTVKSRIVPTLTQGSICTDPRSCGHYVVTEYGMINLKGLSTWERAEAIISIAHPDFREQLIADAEKMHIWRRSNK, encoded by the coding sequence ATGGATTATCAAGCAATGTACCAGCAGAAGCTGACCACGGCCGAGGAGGCCGTCAAGGTGGTCAGATCCGGCGACTGGGTGGACTACACCTGGTGCACCAACCATCCCATTGCCCTGGACAAGGCTCTCGCCGCCCGCAGGGATGAGCTCACCGATGTAAAGGTCCGGGGCGGCGTCACCATGTGGATGCCCGAGATCGCCAAGGCGGAGGACGCCGGCGACCACTTCACCTGGCACTCCTGGCACTGCAGCGGCATCGACCGCAAGATCATCACCAAGGGCATGGGCTACTTCAGTCCCATGCGCTACTCCGAGCTGCCCCGCTTCTACCGGGAGAATCTGGCCCCTGTGGACGTGGTGATGCTCCAGACCACCCCCATGGATGCCCATGGCAACTTCAACTTCGGCCTGGCGGCCTCCCACCTGGCCGACCTGATGTCCCGTGCCAAGTGCATTATCGTGGAGGTCAACGAGAATATGCCCTGGGTGTACGGCCTCACCGGCACCGAGATCAACATCCAGGACGTGACCTATGTCGTGGAGGGGGACAATCCCCCCGTGGCTCAGCTGGGCGCAGGCGGCGAGCCTACCGACGTGGACCGGGCCGTGGCCAACCTGGTGGTACCCCAGATCCCCAACGGGGCCTGCCTCCAGCTGGGCATCGGCGGCATGCCCAACACCATCGGCGCCATGATCGCCCAGTCCGACCTGAAGGACCTGTCTGTCCACACGGAGATGTATGTGGATGGCTTCGTGGACATGGCGGCCGCCGGCAAGATCACCGGCCGGCACAAGGCCCTTGACAAGGGCCGCCAGGTCTTCGCCTTTGCCGCCGGCTCCCAGAAGCTCTATGACTACGTCGACCGCAACCCCGACGTGATGGGTGCCCCGGTAGACTACACCAACGATGTGCGGGTCATCGCTCAGATCGACAACTTCATCTCCATCAACAACGCCATCGACATAGACCTGTTCGGCCAGATCAACGCCGAGTCCGCCGGCATCAAGCACATCTCCGGCACCGGCGGCCAGCTGGACTTCGCCATGGGCGCCTACCTGTCCAACGGCGGCAAAAGCTTCATCTGCATGTCCTCCACCGTCACCGGCAAGGACGGTACTGTCAAGAGCCGCATCGTCCCCACCCTGACCCAGGGCTCCATCTGCACCGACCCCCGCTCCTGCGGCCACTATGTGGTCACGGAGTACGGCATGATCAATCTGAAGGGCCTGTCCACCTGGGAGCGGGCGGAGGCCATCATCTCCATCGCCCACCCCGACTTCCGGGAGCAGCTCATTGCCGACGCCGAAAAAATGCACATCTGGCGCAGGAGCAATAAGTGA
- a CDS encoding ATP-dependent RNA helicase codes for MTFRDLGLIAPILSALEEQGYTRPSPIQEKAIPPALEGRDVLGCAQTGTGKTCAFAAPILQRLSAAPVKGRPIRALILTPTRELAIQIGDSFQAYGSHLSLRHAVIFGGVGQNPQVEALNRGVDILVATPGRLMDLHDQGFVHLEQLEIFVLDEADRMLDMGFIHDVKKILKWLPARKQTMLFSATMPPEIADLVNSLLRSPVRVAVDPVSSPVEAIRQSVYFVDKGNKTRLLAQLIQELAVKNALVFTRTKHGANKVARELSKYGITAAAIHGNKSQTARQQALADFRAGKLQALVATDIAARGLDIEELSHVFNYNLPEVPETYVHRIGRTGRAGRGGEAIAFCDFSEKPLLREIEKLTHRSIPVVEEHPWPMQVFELPKKDKNGRTINEEDAEARAAARELRREREAARQAAAQEKQEKSAQASAPSPEATVEGGEKKKRRRRRSKSKGEAPAAPAESPLPAQAPARPKLTRPGTRLETGSAMPCTEFDRPDPLAGDRIMDATARLLAPRRLTLSPVSSREEHGRPRKRSAGQAAQPRQKSEGQKGRSAHTAPQAESRKPAPSKHKKSSQGRGQDRRRSFQDPPRPTGHPKDSTEQESLMKPYYLDI; via the coding sequence ATGACATTTCGCGACTTAGGGCTCATCGCCCCCATCCTCTCCGCCCTGGAGGAACAGGGCTACACCCGGCCGTCCCCCATTCAGGAGAAGGCCATCCCCCCTGCCCTGGAAGGGCGTGACGTGCTGGGCTGTGCCCAGACCGGCACAGGCAAGACCTGCGCCTTTGCCGCCCCCATCCTTCAGCGGCTCAGTGCCGCCCCGGTGAAGGGCCGCCCCATCCGCGCCCTGATCCTCACCCCCACCCGGGAACTGGCCATCCAGATCGGTGACAGCTTCCAGGCCTATGGCAGCCATCTGTCCCTGCGCCACGCTGTCATCTTCGGCGGTGTGGGCCAGAACCCCCAGGTGGAGGCCCTCAACCGGGGGGTGGACATCCTGGTGGCCACCCCCGGCCGGCTGATGGACCTCCACGACCAGGGGTTCGTCCATCTGGAGCAGCTGGAGATCTTCGTGCTGGACGAGGCCGACCGCATGCTGGACATGGGCTTCATCCACGACGTGAAGAAGATCCTGAAGTGGCTGCCCGCCCGGAAGCAGACCATGCTCTTCTCTGCCACCATGCCGCCGGAGATCGCCGATCTGGTCAACTCTCTCCTCCGCTCCCCTGTCCGGGTGGCGGTGGACCCGGTCTCCTCCCCTGTGGAGGCTATCCGGCAGTCGGTGTACTTCGTGGACAAGGGCAATAAGACCCGGCTGCTGGCCCAGCTGATCCAGGAGCTGGCGGTGAAAAACGCCCTGGTCTTTACCCGCACCAAGCACGGGGCCAACAAGGTGGCCCGGGAGCTGAGCAAGTACGGGATCACCGCCGCCGCCATCCACGGCAACAAGAGCCAGACCGCCCGCCAGCAGGCCCTGGCCGACTTCAGGGCCGGGAAACTCCAGGCCCTGGTGGCCACTGACATCGCCGCCCGGGGGCTGGACATCGAAGAGCTGTCCCATGTCTTCAACTACAATCTGCCCGAGGTGCCTGAGACCTATGTCCACCGAATCGGCCGGACCGGACGGGCGGGCCGTGGCGGCGAGGCTATCGCCTTCTGCGACTTCTCCGAGAAACCTCTGCTCCGGGAGATCGAAAAGCTGACCCACCGCTCCATCCCCGTGGTAGAGGAGCACCCCTGGCCCATGCAGGTCTTCGAGCTTCCCAAAAAGGATAAGAACGGCCGCACTATCAATGAGGAGGACGCCGAGGCCCGAGCCGCCGCCCGTGAGCTGCGCCGGGAGCGGGAGGCCGCCCGCCAGGCCGCAGCTCAGGAGAAACAGGAGAAGTCCGCTCAGGCTTCTGCCCCGTCCCCAGAGGCCACGGTGGAGGGCGGAGAGAAGAAGAAGCGCCGCCGCAGGCGGAGCAAGTCCAAGGGGGAGGCGCCCGCCGCCCCGGCGGAGTCCCCGCTGCCCGCTCAGGCTCCCGCCCGCCCCAAGCTGACCCGGCCCGGCACCCGCCTGGAGACGGGCAGCGCCATGCCCTGCACTGAGTTCGACCGCCCCGACCCCCTGGCTGGGGACCGGATCATGGACGCCACTGCCCGTCTGCTGGCTCCCCGCCGGCTGACTCTCTCCCCGGTATCCTCCAGGGAGGAGCACGGGCGCCCCCGAAAGCGCTCTGCTGGACAGGCCGCTCAGCCCCGCCAGAAGAGCGAGGGCCAGAAGGGCCGCTCTGCCCACACCGCCCCCCAGGCGGAGAGCCGGAAGCCGGCGCCGTCCAAGCATAAAAAGTCCTCCCAGGGCCGCGGGCAGGACCGCCGCCGCTCCTTCCAGGACCCGCCCCGTCCCACCGGACATCCCAAGGACTCCACCGAGCAGGAAAGCTTGATGAAGCCCTATTACCTGGATATCTGA
- a CDS encoding shikimate kinase encodes MDNIILIGMPGSGKSTVGVLLAKALGYGFLDTDLVIQQREGLLLQDILDQFGVKHFLQVEEEAIRTVDCRRTVIAPGGSAVCREGTMAHLKELGPVVYLRVPMEELTSRIQNLATRGIAMEPGQTLADVLAQRAPLYERYADLTVDCLPGQTLAQTTQMVLALLNGRR; translated from the coding sequence TTGGACAACATCATTCTCATCGGCATGCCCGGCTCGGGCAAGAGCACTGTGGGCGTTCTTCTGGCCAAAGCCTTGGGCTACGGCTTTCTGGACACCGACCTGGTGATCCAGCAGCGGGAGGGCCTGCTGCTCCAGGACATCCTGGACCAGTTCGGGGTGAAGCACTTCCTCCAGGTGGAGGAGGAGGCCATCCGCACCGTGGACTGCCGCCGCACCGTCATCGCCCCAGGGGGCAGCGCCGTCTGCCGGGAGGGGACCATGGCCCACCTGAAGGAGCTGGGCCCCGTGGTCTATCTCCGGGTCCCTATGGAGGAGCTGACCAGCCGCATCCAGAACCTGGCCACCAGGGGGATCGCCATGGAGCCGGGGCAGACCCTGGCGGACGTGCTGGCCCAGCGCGCCCCCCTCTACGAGCGCTATGCCGATTTGACGGTGGACTGCCTTCCTGGGCAGACCTTGGCCCAGACCACTCAGATGGTCCTGGCCCTTCTGAACGGCCGCCGGTGA
- a CDS encoding anaerobic ribonucleoside-triphosphate reductase has translation MNYADIRPIDVANGPGVRVSLFVSGCPHRCPGCFNPETWDFQYGQGFGEEQVRSILDLLRPGYIRGLTLLGGEPMAPANQPEVLSLVRRVRQELPGRDIWCYTGYLYEELAAGRVGPLDRELLHELDVLVDGPFLLEQKDIRLRFRGSANQRILDVPRSLAAGEALWWDSPQD, from the coding sequence ATGAACTACGCCGACATCCGCCCCATTGACGTGGCCAACGGACCGGGCGTCCGGGTCTCCCTCTTTGTGTCCGGCTGCCCCCATCGCTGCCCCGGCTGCTTCAATCCGGAGACCTGGGATTTCCAATATGGCCAGGGATTCGGGGAGGAACAGGTCCGCTCCATCCTGGATCTGCTCCGCCCCGGCTATATCCGCGGGCTGACCCTGCTGGGGGGCGAGCCCATGGCCCCGGCGAATCAGCCGGAGGTGCTCTCCCTGGTACGCCGGGTGCGGCAGGAGCTCCCCGGCAGGGATATCTGGTGCTACACCGGCTACCTCTACGAGGAGCTGGCCGCCGGCCGGGTGGGGCCGCTGGACCGGGAACTTCTTCATGAGCTGGATGTGCTGGTGGACGGCCCCTTCCTTCTGGAGCAGAAAGACATCCGCCTCCGTTTCCGTGGCAGTGCCAACCAGCGTATCTTGGATGTTCCCCGGTCCCTGGCGGCCGGGGAGGCCCTCTGGTGGGACAGCCCCCAGGACTGA
- a CDS encoding anaerobic ribonucleoside-triphosphate reductase — MSAIKVIKRDGTIVDYDRSKIKLAIQKANAEVPEEDRIQEARIDSIIDSIEARRRQRLLVEDIQDMVEQALVAENKFLLAKTYIIYRYTRALVRKQNTTDESILSLLRNENKELAEENSNKNTMIAATQRDYIAGEVSRDLTRRILLPEYISKAHDEGAIHFHDADYFIQPIFNCCLINIGDMLDNGTVMNGKLIESPKSFQVACTVTTQIIACVASNQYGGQSVDMSHLGKYLRRSKEKFRKHITYECAGQVDDATIERLVADRLKDELKSGVQTIQYQINTLMTTNGQSPFVTLFLNLQEGDPYLEENAMIVEEVLRQRLEGIKNEKGVYITPAFPKLVYVLDEHNCLKGGKYDYITELAVKCSAKRMYPDYISAKKMRENYEGNVFSPMGCRSFLSPWKDENGNYKFEGRFNQGVVSLNLPQIGILARGDEEKFWQLLDQRLQLCFEALMCRHNALKNVRSDSSPIHWQYGAIARLPKGAPIEPLLYSGYSSISLGYIGLYEVTKLVKGCSQTTPEGQAFSLKVMERLRSACDTWKKETNIGFALYGTPAESLCYRFARIDKERFGTIPDVTDKGYYTNSYHVDVREHIDAFSKFTFESQFQKISTGGCISYVEIPNMRHNLEALKEVVRFIYDNIQYAEFNTKSDYCQCCGYDGEITINDDLQWECPVCHNTDQAKMNVTRRTCGYLGENYWNVGKTKEIKSRVLHL; from the coding sequence ATGAGCGCCATCAAAGTCATCAAGCGGGACGGGACCATCGTGGACTACGACCGCAGCAAGATCAAGCTCGCCATCCAAAAGGCCAACGCCGAGGTCCCGGAGGAGGACCGCATCCAGGAGGCGCGCATCGACTCCATCATCGACAGCATCGAGGCCCGCAGGCGCCAGCGCCTGCTGGTGGAGGACATCCAGGACATGGTGGAGCAGGCCCTGGTAGCGGAGAATAAGTTCCTGCTGGCCAAGACCTACATCATCTACCGCTATACCCGCGCCCTGGTCCGTAAGCAGAACACCACCGACGAGTCCATCCTCTCCCTGCTGCGCAACGAGAACAAGGAGCTGGCGGAGGAGAACTCCAACAAGAACACCATGATCGCTGCCACCCAGCGGGACTACATCGCCGGCGAGGTGAGCCGGGACCTGACCCGGCGCATCCTGCTGCCCGAGTACATCTCCAAGGCCCACGACGAGGGAGCCATCCACTTCCACGACGCGGACTATTTCATCCAGCCCATCTTCAACTGCTGCCTCATCAACATCGGGGACATGCTGGACAACGGCACCGTGATGAACGGCAAGCTCATTGAGAGCCCCAAGAGCTTCCAGGTGGCCTGCACCGTCACCACCCAGATCATCGCCTGTGTGGCCTCCAACCAGTACGGCGGGCAGTCCGTGGATATGAGCCACCTGGGCAAGTACCTGCGCCGCAGCAAGGAGAAGTTCAGAAAGCACATCACCTATGAGTGCGCCGGTCAGGTGGACGACGCCACCATCGAGCGACTGGTGGCCGACCGGCTGAAGGACGAGCTGAAGAGCGGCGTTCAGACCATCCAGTACCAGATCAACACCCTGATGACCACCAACGGCCAGTCCCCCTTCGTCACCCTGTTCCTGAACCTTCAGGAAGGCGACCCCTATCTGGAGGAGAACGCCATGATCGTAGAGGAGGTGCTGCGCCAGCGGCTGGAGGGCATCAAGAACGAGAAGGGGGTCTACATCACCCCCGCTTTCCCCAAGCTGGTGTACGTGCTGGACGAGCACAACTGCCTGAAGGGCGGCAAGTATGACTACATTACCGAGCTGGCCGTCAAGTGCTCCGCCAAGCGGATGTACCCCGACTATATCTCCGCTAAGAAGATGCGGGAGAACTACGAGGGCAACGTGTTCTCCCCCATGGGCTGCCGCTCCTTTCTCTCCCCCTGGAAGGACGAGAATGGGAACTACAAGTTCGAGGGCCGCTTCAACCAGGGCGTGGTCTCCCTGAACCTGCCCCAGATCGGCATCCTGGCCCGGGGGGATGAGGAGAAGTTCTGGCAGCTGCTGGACCAGCGGCTCCAGCTGTGCTTCGAGGCCCTCATGTGCCGCCACAACGCCCTGAAGAACGTGCGCTCCGACTCCAGCCCCATCCACTGGCAGTACGGCGCCATTGCCCGCCTGCCCAAGGGGGCCCCCATCGAGCCTCTGCTCTACAGCGGCTACTCCTCCATCTCCCTGGGCTATATCGGCCTGTACGAGGTGACCAAGCTGGTGAAGGGCTGCTCCCAGACCACCCCTGAGGGACAGGCCTTCTCCCTGAAGGTGATGGAGCGGCTGCGCTCCGCCTGCGACACCTGGAAGAAGGAGACCAACATCGGCTTTGCCCTGTACGGCACCCCCGCCGAGTCCCTGTGCTACCGCTTCGCCCGCATTGATAAGGAGCGCTTCGGGACGATACCAGATGTAACTGACAAGGGTTATTATACAAACAGCTATCACGTGGACGTGCGGGAGCACATCGACGCCTTCTCCAAGTTCACCTTTGAGAGCCAGTTCCAGAAGATCTCCACCGGCGGATGCATCTCCTATGTGGAGATCCCCAACATGCGCCACAACCTGGAGGCTCTGAAAGAGGTGGTCCGGTTCATCTACGACAACATCCAGTACGCCGAGTTCAACACCAAGAGCGACTACTGCCAGTGCTGCGGCTATGATGGGGAGATCACCATCAACGACGACCTGCAGTGGGAGTGCCCGGTGTGCCACAACACCGACCAGGCCAAGATGAACGTCACCCGCCGCACCTGCGGCTACCTGGGAGAGAACTACTGGAACGTGGGCAAGACCAAGGAGATCAAGTCCCGGGTGCTGCACCTATAA
- a CDS encoding tRNA-specific 2-thiouridylase MnmA produces MGERIAVAMSGGVDSSVAAWLLQREGHELMGVTLRLFDRETPEGTCGASDDLADARAVAERLGMPHQVLDCRTCFRERVIRPFAAAYEAGCTPNPCVDCNRGIKFGELLRRSLELGAEAVATGHYVRMERDGATGRCLLKKALHPEKDQSYVLYSLTQEQLSRSRFPLGGLSKEEIRAIAARQGFGNAEKKESQDICFIPDGDYAAFLRRYMGREYPPGPFLDQNGRRLGTHEGIVSYTVGQRRGLGISSEGRLYVKELRPEDNAVVLSDNAALFTRVLTADRLNLIPTDSLSAPIRAKARIRYRQQEQPCTIEQTGPDTVRVEFDQPQRAVTPGQAVVFYDGDLVIGGATIQKGRES; encoded by the coding sequence ATGGGAGAGCGGATCGCAGTGGCGATGAGCGGAGGAGTGGACAGCTCGGTGGCGGCATGGCTGCTCCAGCGGGAGGGGCATGAGCTGATGGGGGTGACCCTGAGGCTGTTCGACCGGGAGACGCCGGAAGGGACATGCGGCGCCAGTGACGACCTGGCGGACGCTCGGGCGGTGGCGGAGCGGCTGGGGATGCCCCACCAGGTGCTGGACTGCCGGACCTGCTTCCGGGAGCGGGTGATCCGCCCCTTCGCGGCGGCCTATGAGGCGGGCTGCACCCCTAACCCCTGCGTGGACTGCAACCGGGGGATCAAGTTCGGGGAGCTGCTCCGCAGGTCCCTGGAGCTGGGGGCGGAGGCGGTGGCCACCGGCCACTATGTGCGCATGGAGCGGGACGGCGCCACTGGCCGCTGTCTGCTGAAAAAGGCCCTCCACCCGGAGAAGGACCAGAGCTACGTGTTGTACAGCCTGACCCAGGAGCAGCTGTCCCGCAGCCGATTCCCCCTGGGGGGGCTGTCCAAGGAGGAGATCCGGGCCATTGCCGCACGGCAGGGCTTCGGCAACGCGGAGAAGAAGGAGAGCCAGGATATCTGCTTCATCCCAGACGGGGATTATGCCGCTTTCCTCCGCCGGTACATGGGGAGGGAGTACCCTCCGGGGCCCTTCCTGGATCAGAACGGCAGGCGTCTGGGTACCCATGAGGGGATCGTCTCCTATACGGTGGGCCAGCGCAGGGGACTGGGGATCTCCTCGGAGGGGCGGCTGTATGTGAAGGAGCTGCGGCCGGAGGACAATGCGGTGGTCCTGTCGGACAACGCCGCCCTGTTCACCCGCGTCCTGACAGCGGACCGGCTGAACCTGATCCCCACAGACAGCCTCAGTGCGCCTATCCGGGCCAAGGCCCGTATCCGCTACCGCCAGCAGGAGCAGCCCTGCACCATTGAGCAGACGGGACCGGACACCGTGCGCGTGGAGTTCGACCAGCCCCAGCGGGCGGTCACCCCGGGCCAGGCAGTGGTCTTTTACGACGGCGACCTGGTGATCGGCGGGGCCACCATTCAGAAAGGAAGAGAGTCATGA
- a CDS encoding methyltransferase, giving the protein MNIQWEAGKYTENFDFVHRYGESVLELVEAEAGGLVVDLGCGNGALTQKLADRGYRVLGVDDSAEMVAEARALHPGLPFQKGDAVTFQLEEKADIIFSNAVLHWIDGSRQQALARNVAAQLKPGGQFIFEFGGKGCAERVHSSLERQFARRGLAYPRTFYFPTIGEYAPILERAGFRVEYAVLFDRPTEQKTGDGLADWVRMFVKKPFEGLEPALGDELLRAAVEELRPALFRDGKWFVDYVRIRMKARKTAG; this is encoded by the coding sequence ATGAATATTCAGTGGGAAGCGGGAAAGTACACAGAAAACTTTGATTTTGTCCACCGATACGGTGAGAGCGTGCTGGAGCTGGTGGAGGCGGAAGCAGGAGGCCTGGTGGTGGATCTGGGGTGCGGCAACGGGGCCCTGACCCAGAAGCTGGCGGACCGAGGATACCGGGTGCTGGGGGTGGACGACTCCGCCGAGATGGTGGCCGAGGCCCGGGCCCTTCATCCCGGACTGCCCTTCCAAAAGGGGGATGCGGTCACCTTCCAGCTGGAGGAGAAGGCAGACATCATTTTTTCTAATGCTGTGCTCCACTGGATCGACGGGAGCCGGCAGCAGGCCCTGGCCCGCAACGTGGCCGCCCAGCTGAAGCCGGGCGGGCAGTTTATCTTTGAATTCGGCGGGAAGGGCTGCGCGGAGCGGGTCCACTCGTCGCTGGAGCGACAGTTCGCGCGGAGGGGGCTGGCCTATCCCAGGACCTTCTACTTCCCTACTATCGGGGAGTACGCTCCCATTTTGGAGCGGGCGGGCTTCCGGGTGGAATACGCGGTGCTGTTTGACCGGCCCACAGAGCAGAAGACGGGGGACGGCCTGGCCGACTGGGTCCGCATGTTCGTCAAAAAACCCTTTGAGGGGTTGGAGCCTGCCCTGGGGGATGAGCTCCTCCGGGCGGCGGTGGAGGAGCTGCGGCCTGCCCTGTTCCGCGACGGGAAGTGGTTCGTGGACTACGTCCGCATCCGCATGAAGGCAAGGAAGACGGCCGGATGA
- a CDS encoding GTP-binding protein, which translates to MAAPFVDTAKITVRSGSGGNGVVSFHREKYVAAGGPDGGDGGRGGNVVVTVDDHMSTLMDFRYKRKYVAGNGAPGGGNRRTGRDGEDLLLQVPRGTVIRDAATGEIIRDMSDETPFILCRGGRGGWGNQHFATPTRQVPRFAKPGLPGESREVVLELKLLADVGLVGFPNVGKSTLLSVVSRAQPKIANYHFTTLFPNLGVVYVEEGVSFVMADIPGIIEGAADGAGLGHDFLRHVDRCRLLIHVVDVSGSEGRDPVEDFEAINAELKQYSPELAGRKMIVAANKVDIMEDPALLDRLRAHVESQGMELFEISAAAHQGTRELVKRAAQELQQLPPVMVYEPTYVERPPEVDTNGSVSIEKFDDTWVVEAPWLQQLIASVNFGDFESRNWFDQKLRQSGLFDKLEEMGIQDGDIVSLYDLEFEYQR; encoded by the coding sequence ATGGCAGCACCCTTTGTAGACACCGCGAAGATCACCGTCCGCTCCGGCAGCGGCGGAAACGGCGTGGTCTCCTTCCACCGGGAAAAATATGTGGCCGCCGGCGGCCCGGACGGCGGCGACGGCGGCCGCGGGGGCAACGTGGTGGTCACCGTGGACGATCACATGTCCACCCTGATGGACTTCCGCTATAAGCGGAAATACGTGGCGGGCAACGGCGCCCCCGGGGGCGGCAACCGCCGCACCGGCAGGGACGGGGAGGACCTGCTCCTCCAGGTGCCCCGGGGCACCGTCATCCGGGATGCCGCCACCGGCGAGATCATCCGGGATATGTCTGACGAGACCCCCTTTATCCTGTGCCGGGGCGGCCGGGGCGGATGGGGCAACCAGCACTTTGCCACCCCCACCCGCCAGGTCCCCCGCTTCGCCAAGCCCGGCCTGCCCGGTGAGAGCCGGGAGGTTGTGCTGGAGCTGAAGCTGCTGGCCGATGTGGGGCTGGTGGGCTTTCCCAACGTGGGCAAGTCCACCCTGCTCAGCGTGGTCAGCCGGGCCCAGCCCAAGATCGCCAACTACCACTTCACCACTCTGTTCCCCAATCTGGGGGTGGTTTATGTGGAGGAGGGGGTCTCCTTCGTCATGGCCGATATCCCCGGTATCATCGAGGGCGCCGCCGACGGCGCCGGCCTGGGCCACGACTTTCTGCGCCATGTGGACCGCTGCCGGCTGCTGATCCACGTGGTGGATGTGTCCGGCTCCGAGGGCCGGGACCCGGTGGAGGACTTCGAGGCCATCAATGCCGAGCTGAAGCAGTACTCCCCCGAGCTGGCCGGCCGGAAAATGATCGTGGCCGCCAACAAGGTGGATATCATGGAGGACCCCGCCCTGCTGGACCGGCTGCGCGCCCATGTGGAGTCCCAGGGCATGGAGCTCTTCGAGATCTCCGCCGCCGCCCACCAGGGCACCCGGGAGCTGGTGAAGCGGGCTGCCCAGGAGCTCCAGCAGCTGCCCCCTGTGATGGTCTACGAGCCCACCTACGTGGAGCGTCCCCCCGAGGTGGACACCAACGGCAGCGTGTCCATCGAGAAGTTCGATGACACCTGGGTGGTGGAGGCCCCCTGGCTCCAGCAGCTCATTGCCAGCGTCAACTTTGGGGATTTCGAGTCCCGCAACTGGTTTGACCAGAAGCTGCGCCAGTCCGGTCTGTTCGACAAACTGGAGGAGATGGGCATCCAGGACGGAGATATCGTCTCCCTGTATGACCTGGAGTTCGAGTACCAGAGATAA
- a CDS encoding 50S ribosomal protein L27, with protein MLKIGLQFFAHKKGVGSTRNGRDSEAKRLGVKRADGQFVLAGNILVRQRGTHIHPGVNVGKGSDDTLFALKSGKVKFERLGKDRKQVSIVEIAQ; from the coding sequence ATGCTGAAAATCGGTCTGCAGTTTTTCGCCCATAAAAAGGGCGTGGGTTCCACCCGCAACGGCCGTGATTCCGAGGCCAAGCGCCTGGGCGTCAAGCGCGCCGACGGTCAGTTCGTGCTGGCCGGCAATATCCTGGTCCGCCAGCGCGGCACGCACATCCACCCCGGCGTCAACGTGGGCAAGGGCAGCGATGACACCCTGTTCGCCCTGAAGTCCGGCAAGGTGAAGTTTGAGCGTCTGGGCAAGGACCGCAAGCAGGTCTCCATCGTGGAGATCGCTCAGTAA